The following nucleotide sequence is from Catillopecten margaritatus gill symbiont.
ATCGTGGAGGTGGTCGCTCTTCTGCCCGTGAAACGGCGATGCGTGTGGCGTGTGGTGGTATTGCCAAAAAATATCTTAAACAAGAATTTGGCATTGAGATTAAAGGCTATCTCTCACAATTGGGTTCGATTAAAATTGATTTATTGGATTGGAACGAAGTGCATAGCAACCCGTTTTTTTGTCCCGATGCGAGCAAAATTACTGAACTTGAAGACTATATGGACGCACTTAGGAAATCAGGTGATTCCATCGGTGCACGCATTAACATCGTTGCCACCAATATGCCTGTAGGTTTGGGTGAGCCGATTTTTGACCGACTAGAAGCCGATGTTGCACACTCAATGATGAGTATTAACGCCGTTAAGGGCATCGAAATTGGTGCAGGCTTTGGTTCTATTACGCAAAAAGGCTCTGAACATCGTGATACGATTAACACAGATGGTTTTGAGTCGAATAATGCAGGTGGTACGCTCGGTGGCATCAGTTCTGGGCAAGATTTACTCGTATCAATTGCCCTAAAGCCCACATCCAGTCTGCGTTTACCGATTGACAGCATGGATAAAGACGGAAAAATGGCAGAAGTCATTACCACAGGTCGTCATGACCCATGCGTTGGCATTCGTGCCACACCGATTGCGGAAGCGATGCTAGCAATCACTTTACTCGACCATGTACTGCGTCATCGTGGGCAAAATGCGGGCGTTGAATCATTAACGCCTGTTGTTCCAGCGGCTAAATAAACTATTCACTATATAACTAATCTAAGGAAATCATGCTTTTCTCGCTTATCCATAAGTACCTTTCTACCAATCCAAAAAATGACATTTTATCGGGTCTAACCGTTGCACTGGCTTTGGTGCCTGAAGCGGTTGCCTTCGCCTTGCTCGCTGGTGTTTCGCCCTTAGTTGGCTTATATGCCGCCTTCACCATCGGCTTAGTCACCTCAATCATCGGCGGTCGCCCAGGAATGATTTCTGGTGCAACGGGTGCGATTGCCGTGGTGATTGGCACACTGGTGGCAATGCACGGAGTAGAGTATTTATTTGCTGCCGTAGTCTTAACGGGTGTTTTGCAAATGATTTTTGGAATATTAAAACTGGGTAAATTTATCCGTCTGGTACCACACCCCGTTTTTTTAGGGTTTGTGAATGGCATTGCGATGGTGATTTTCATCGGGCAGGTCAAACAATTTAAAGTGGGTGATGCCTGGATTACAGGCGAACCACTGATGATTATGCTGGTCATTATTGCTGCAACAATGGCAATTATTCAGTTCTTGCCAAAATTTACCAAAGCAGTACCTGAAATACTGGTGGCTGTGATTGTCGGCAGTTTAGCCGTAATCTGGCTAGGTCTTGACACCCGCACAGTGGGTGATGTCGCCTCTATCGCAGGCGGATTACCCACCTTCCACCTCCCCGAAGTGCCCTTCAATTTAGACACTTTAAAAATTATCTTTCCTTATGCTCTAACAATGGCATTGGTTGGCTTGATTGAAAGTTTATTAACCCTCAACTTAGTCGATGATTTAACCGAAACCACAGGACAGCCAAATCGTGAAAGCGTTGGACAAGGCGCTGCCAACTTAGTTACCGGCTTATTCGGTGGCATGGGTGGCTGTGCAATGGTTGGGCAAAGCATTATCAATGTCAAATCCGGTGGTCGAGGTCGCTTATCAGGCATCGTTGCCTCAATTGCCCTGCTATTATTCATTCTCTATTTGTCAGAATACATCGAAATGATTCCAATAGCCGTACTTATTGGCGTAATGATGATGGTCGTCATTGGCACCTTTGAATGGTGTACACTGGGTCTATTCGGCAAAATACCTGTATTGGATGTGGTTACAGGCATCTCAGTTGCCGTCATAACAGTATTGACAGACAATTTAGCCTTAGCCGTCATCGTCGGCGTCATCTTATCCGCCCTATCCTTTGCCTGGGAATCTGCCAGCAAAATCCACCTCAGCAAAGAACAAAACGATAAAGGTAACAATGTCTATAAAGTCAACGGTACCCTATTCTTCGCCTCAAAAGAACACTTTCAAGAATTATTCAACCCCAAAGCAGACACAGACGATGTTTATATTGACTTCGGCAACGCCAGAGTCTTAGACCACTCCGCTATTCAAGCCATCGACAAACTTGCCACCCGCTACAAACGCGTCGGAAAAACCCTACATCTACAACACCTAAGTGCCGAATGTCGCTTACTCCTAAAAACCGCTAAAAACTTAGTAGAAGTCAACGTCTTAGAAGATCCAACTTACCATGTCGTCGATGACAAACTTGCTTGATACTCGCAAATGCGTTATAATCAAGACTGAATTTCATTAAAGATTATATAATTATGGATACATTAAAAATATCAAATAAACTAACTGAATTGGGCATGAAAAAAATACAGTCTGATTTCATTGCTGAGGCTATTAATGATAAAAATAAAGAGGTAGTGACAAAAGATGACATTAAAAACCTTAAAGAATTAATGTATTTAGCGATTGCCGTAGGTGGCGCAACATTTGGTTATGTCATTTCAAAATTAGGCTAGGGTTGTGAAAAAAACACCAGCAATCGCTGCACTACTTATATCGACAGTACTTAATGCACACTATAATCATTCAGGTTTTTTTAATGATAATTTTTGGAACGATTTTGAGCATCAATTTCAACAATTTGACCGTCAAATAACAAAATTACAACACACTCAATCAAGACAATATTTTGATAAAAACAGTAATGCCTATATCCTTGAGCTTAAAACACAGGGTGTTAATAAAAGAGACTTAAGTATCAAAGCTGAAAACAATAGGCTAACCATCAAGGGTCAACACAAACAAACTAACGATAATGCACAGTCATCAAATACTTTCTTATTTACCACTTCTCTTCCAGCTAATGGCGACATTACCAATATCACTACTGACTTCAAAAATGGCATCCTAAAAGTATCCATTCCAAAACATAAACGCCAAAAGTCTCAATCTCAAAAAACCGCCATCCAATAACTTTACAACAGGTCAGACCTGCTGTAAATGCTATTTACCCTTCTGATCACCCCACAACAACTTATGCATTTGCACTTGTAAGCGCACATTAAGCTGCTTGTCTAAAATCCAATCCGCCAATTCAACAGGTTGCACTTTATCAAATACTGGGGAAAATAAAACCCCTGCTGATGTTGGATATTGGCTGAGAATATCAACACTCCAGTCAAAATCTTTTTTTGAGCCAATAACGAATTTTAATTGGTCTTTGGATTTCAGTTTTTCAATGTTGCTGTATAGATTTTTATCTGCTTCATTTGAACTTGGGGTTTTGACATCCATTACCACCGATATCGCTGGATTAACATCGCTAATATCAATACTACCACTGGTTTCCAACGATATTTTATAGCCTTCTTTAGCCAATCTATCTAATAAAATATGGCAATTAATTTGCGCCAATGGTTCACCGCCCGTCACGCAAACCAGTTTGGTGTTGTATTGCTGAATTTCTGCAACAATATCATCAATACTCAGTAAATTATTACCTTTAAATGCATATTCAGTATCGCAATAAGTGCATCGTAGTGGGCAACCTGTTAGGCGGATGAATACAGTTGGTAAACCGACTTCTCGGGCTTCGCCTTGTAGGGAGTAAAAAATTTCGTTGATATTAAGCATAACCATAGCGTTATTTAAATTGCCCTTCTTTAAGTTGTTTGATTTTATTACGCACATCTGCCGCTTGTTCAAATTTTAATTCTTCTGCAAAGCCCATCATTTCCTTTTCTAGTATTTTCAATTCTTTAGCGAGTTGAACGGGGGAAAGTTTTGCCATAATCGGGACATTGTATTCGCCTTCTGGGTCGGCGACCATGGAATCGGTGTCTAAAATATCAACGATTGGTCGCACCACGCTTTTTGGGGTGATGCCATTGGCTGTGTTGTGCTTTTCTTGTAATTTGCGACGGCTAGTGGTTACATCCATCGCTTTTTTCATAGATTTGGTGATTCTATCGGCGTATAAAATCACATGTCCGTTGACATTTCTGGCGGCTCTGCCCATGGTTTGAATGAGTGAGCGTTCGGAGCGCAGAAAACCTTCTTTGTCAGCATCTAAAATTGCGACAAGTGATACTTCTGGAATGTCTAAACCCTCTCTAAGTAAGTTGATGCCGACTAATACATCAAAGATGCCGAGGCGTAAATCACGGATGATTTCTACCCGTTCGACGGTGTCAATATCGGAATGTAGATAGCGGACTTTGACTTGGTGTTCGTTCAAATATTCACTCAGTTGTTCGGACATTCGTTTGGTTAAAGTGGTCACCAAAACTCGTTCTCCGACCTCGACGCGTTTGTGGATTTCGCTGAGTAAGTCATCGACTTGTGTTTCCACGGGACGCACTTCGATTTCGGGGTCTAATAAGCCTGTTGGGCGTACCACTTGGTGGACAATTCGACTGGAGACATCCATTTCATATTGTGCGGGGGTGGCTGAGACTAAAATGCATTGATGGACTTTATCTTCAAATTCTGCGAATCTCAAAGGGCGATTGTCGAGTGCTGATGGGAGTCTAAAGCCAAATTCTACTAAGGTGGTTTTACGCGCCCTGTCGCCGTTATACATCCCACCAATTTGACTGGCACTGACATGCGATTCGTCCAAAATAATTAGGGCATTTTCGGGTAAATAATCAAATAATGTTGGGGGTGGCTGCCCTTCTTTTCTATTGGATAAATAGCGGGAATAATTCTCAATGCCGTTGCAGTATCCCAACTCACTCATCATTTCAATGTCCATTCGCACTCGCTGGGTTAAGCGTTGTTCTTCTACGAGTTTATTGGCTGCTAATAATTCTTTTTGTCTGGCTTTAAGTTCAATTTTAATGTCGTCCAACATATTTAAAATTTTAGATTTTGGTGTAACATAATGCGTTTGTGGATAGACGGTAACTCGTTGCAAGCGCTTATACTTTTCACCTGTCAGTGGGTCAAACCAATAAATCGCTTCAATCTCCTCATCAAATAATTCAAGTCGCAACGCTTGCTCTTCCGAGTCCGCAGGGAAAATATCAATCACCTCGCCCTTCACTCGAAAATGCCCACGGGTCAAACTCACATCGTTACGCGTATATTGCATTTGCGACAAACGCGATAAAATCTCTCGCTGGTCAATCACTTCGCCAACACCTAGGTGCAATAACATTTGCATATAACTGTCTGGGTCACCCAAGCCGTAAATTGCTGATACAGAGGCGATGATAATTACATCGTCCCGTTCTAATAATGCTTTGGTTGCTGACAAACGCATTTGTTCAATTTGCTCGTTAATTGAGGAATCTTTTTCAATATAAGTGTCACTCGCTGGCACATATGCCTCAGGCTGGTAATAATCGTAGTAAGAAACGAAATATTCCACTGAATTATTCGGGAAAAACGCCTTCATTTCACTATATAACTGTGCGGCAAGGGTTTTATTCGGTGCCATAATCAAGGTTGCTCGTTTGGTTTGCTCAATCACATTTGCCAAAGTGAAAGTCTTGCCAGAGCCTGTTACGCCTAGCAATGTTTGAAATTTTTCACCCGCATTAATCCCTTCTATCAACGACTCAATTGCCTTTGGCTGGTCTCCCATCGGAGAAAATTGCGATTCTAATTGAAATTTCTCACCCATTAAGCGATTTTTTGATTATCATAACCCATCAATTTTAAACAATATTAAGTCTATGAACAGCCTCCTTTCAAATAGAGTCGGAAAAGTTAAGCCATCCGCCACTTTAGCCGTTACTGCAAAAGCTAATGAACTTAAAGCTCAAGGTATTCAAATCGTCTCAATGGGTTCAGGCGAGCCTGATTTTGACACACCACAAAATATTCAAGATGCAGGCATTGCCGCTATTAAGAACGGACAAACTCGTTACACAGCCGTTGACGGCACACCTGAATTAAAAAATGCAATCATCAGCAAATTCAAACGCGAAAATGATTTAAACTACAACAATAATGAAGTAATGGTCTCATCTGGTGGTAAACAAGTGTTTTACAACCTCTGCCAAGCCGTTCTCGATGAAGGTGATGAAGTCATCATTCCATCGCCTTACTGGGTCAGCTACCCCGATATGGTAATTTTGGCAGATGCCACACCCATCGTTGTGGAAACGGGTTTAGAGCAAGATTTTAAAATCACCCCCGAGCAATTAGAAGCGAGCATCACCGACAAAACCAAACTTTTTGTCATTAACAGCCCTTCCAATCCAACAGGTACAGTATATAGTAAGACGGAACTCCAAGCCTTGGCCACCGTCTTGCAAAAGCATCCAAAAGTGCTAATTATCACCGACGATATTTATGAACACATCCGCTGGGGCAACGAAGATTTTATCAACATCGTTATGGCGGATAACAACTTGAAAGACCGCACAGTAATTTTAAATGGCGTTTCCAAAGGCTATGCCATGACCGGCTGGCGCATCGGCTATGGCGCAGGTCCAGAACACATCATTAAAGCCATGAAAAAAATCCAAGGACAGTCCACCTCAAACCCCTGCTCTATCGCTCAAGCCGCAGCATTAGAAGCCTTAAACGGTGACCAAAGTATTATTAATGTCATGGTAACCGCCTTCAGTGAGCGCCACGACTTCATTGTCAACGCCCTAAATGCAATTGATGGCATTGAATGCCCTAAATCACAAGGTGCATTTTACTCATTCCCTCGTGTAGAAGGCTTAATCAAGCGTTTAGGTTTAAAAGACGATGTGGAGTTCTCCACTTATTGCCTAGAAGAACTCAACATTGCCCTAGTCCCAGGCTCCGCTTTCGGTGCCTCAGGCTATGTGCGTTTTTCATTCGCCACCAGTATGGACAATATCAAGATTGCCACCGAAAAACTTGCCAGCATTTAAAAACAGGTCCAACCCGTGGTGATAGATAGATGATGGTGGCTAGTGTTTTGTGTTTTTCCTTGTGGTAAATTAACAACGGGTCGGACTGTTGTTAATGAATGTTTCTATAAACTTGGTTATTTTCACGCTTGGCGATTGTTAACACTAAAATGATAATTTCTTGGTCTTTAACTTCGTATATCAAGCGATAGCCTGATTTTTTAAGTTTAATTTTGTAGAGGTTTTTATACTCTCTAAGTTTGTCTTTCGGAACCCTTGGGTTTTGTAGTCTTTGCTGTAGTTTTTTATCAAGTTGTTGGCGAATGCCATACCCCAACTTCCTCCATTCTTTGTTTGATGCTTTAGTAAATACTAATTTAAAAATCATCATTCATCAGATCCTTAATATCTACCTCAATTAAATCTTCGTCTTTGTATTTCAACCGTTCATTAATCAATGGCATTAAATAATAATCTTCTAAATCACCCATCATTTTTTCATACATCTCTGCTGGCACTAAATAAGAACTGGCGATATTGTGATTGAGAATTGCCACAGGATATCCGCCTGCTTCTTCAAGAATTTTAGTTGGTGATTTTTTTAACTCAGTAATACTGGCGATATGGTCGCTAAAAATTGCTTGCATTTTTTTCATCCTTAATTAAATACTAAATAACGCCTATTATTTAATATCATTTACACTCATTTGTCAAATTAAAATCCCCCAATCCAAAAGTAGAGACTGAAAAGATAGTGCTAGGTTTATGATTTCTACTTTTGGATTAGGGAAATCCAGCAGGATTTTGAGATTGCCAACGCCAAGTGTCTTCACACATTTCGTCTAACTCACATTTAGCCTGCCAATCTAATTTTTCCTTAGCAAAACTTGGATCAGCATAGCAAGTAGCAATATCTCCAGCACGCCTATCAACAATCTCATAAGCAACAGTCTCACCCGATGCTTTTTCAAAAGCCTTAACCATATCCAATACCGAGTATCCATTGCCTGTACCGAGATTAACAATCAGCACCTGTGGTTTATTTAATGCCTGCAAGGCTTTAACATGCCCTTTTGCCAAATCCACCACATGAATATAATCCCGCACTCCAGTGCCATCAGGCGTGTCGTAATTGCCACCAAATATACTCAATTTATCAAGTTTTCCGACTGCTACTTGTGAAATATAAGGAATAAGATTATTGGGGATGCCATTTGGATTTTCGCCAATCAGTCCACTTTTATGCGCACCCACGGGGTTAAAATAACGGAGTAAAACAATATTCCAAGTGTCGTCTGCAACAAAAACATCTTGCAAAAATTCTTCAATCATCAACTTTGAACGCCCATAAGGATTGGTCGCTGACAAGGGGAAATTCTCTCGAATTGGTACTGTTTTTGGATTGCCATAAACCGTTGCTGACGAGCTAAAGACAAAAGTTTTACAGCCAAAATCACGCATCACTTTAGCTAAAACAAAAGTCCCACCAACATTAGTATCATAATACTCAATCGGCATCTCCACCGACTCACCCACTGCTTTCAAGCCTGCAAAATGAATCACCCCATCAAAAGTGTGTTGTTTAAAAACCTTGGTTAACCCTATCTTATCACGCACATCCACTTGATAAAAAGGAATTGCCATACCCACAATTTTTTCAACCCGCTTCAACCCTTCCAATGACGCATTACACAAATTATCGACCACCACAACTTCCAATCCTGCTTCAATCAACTCAATGCAAGTATGTGTGCCTATATAGCCTGCACCACCTGTTACTAATATTTTTTTCATAGATGTGTTTTATTTAAATATGATATTCAGTATATTGGGTATTAAGCCACATTATCTAAGCTTCCCCTTGCACTTGACTTGTTAGACAAATAAACTATTGCAACATACTTGAGTTACCCAACAAAGTAACTGAAATTATACTAGATAACATTATTTCACCCAGCGATAAATCAAAGTATAAATCACCATAAACAAACAAGCCCAGCTTATCAATGCAACCTTATCATCATACCAAAACATTGCAGGTACAATGCTCACTAGAGACAACACCCATAAATAAGGGGAAGTTTTACTATTATTCCAGACCTTGTTTCCATTGGGATTTGCAACCACCATAGCCTTATGTATCAACATATGCAAGTGAAATGCATCAGGTTGGCTAGCAAGTGTGCCATGAATAACTTTTTTACGATATATGCTAAACAATAGCTCATACATTGGATACATTAACAACGCCAATACAAACCAATTCGATAATACAGCGTGTCTAGACACAAAAATCAACCCAATCATTGACAACATAAAGCCAATAAAATACGCCCCGCCATCACCCATAAACAACTTGCCAGATGGGAAATTCAACACAAAAAATCCAAGTAAAGATGCCACCAACAGTAAATTCAACTGCACAATTACCATATCACCCAACTGATAAGCCACCACCGCCATTGCCGTTGACACCAACATCGCGTACCCCGACATCAACCCATTGTAACCATCAATCACATTGATACTATTAACTGCGCCGCCAACCACTAATAGTGTGAATACTAAAGCAATTAACGGATAAGACAACAAATCATCTACCCACACAAAGCCCAACACCGATACACCAACATTAAAATAAAAGAAACTTACACTAATCGCAATAAAGATAAAAATCAAACGCCACAAAGGCGAAATATCCGCTGTAAAATCCTCAATTAACCCAATCACAAATACTGGCACAGCCACCAACAGTACTGGTAATAGAACTTCTCGAGCCTCTACAGGCAACAAAAAACATCCCATAGAAAGACTCAAAAATACCGCTAAACCACCCACATGCGGTGTCGGATGATGATGAAACTTCTGCACCCCTGTTAAATCATGCCGATTCAAAAACCATTGCTTCTTATCAGCCATCACCACAATCAAGCTACCCAAACCCAAAGAAAAAATAAAACTCACTAAAAATACTTGCATATCACACTCCAGAAAACACTTGTATGACTCTGCCACTTTTAAGTGTTGAAGTTAACAAAATTTTCTTGTCTACTGCATCATAATTTAACACCTTCTTCTGCTTTTTCTGTGCGACCCGCTCCTTAGATGCAAATCCAAGCCAAGTGACAATTACCATGCTAATTATTATCCATAACATCATTATTTCATCATCTTCTAAATTCATTTTTAATCCTCTATAAATACTTATTTTTTGTAATTAAAACCACCCTTTGGTTTAAAAAAATGCTTACCCTTTTATAATCTCAACTACTTTAAACTTAATCAGTTAATATTTATCTTTTATACTTTTACATAACTTTTTTAAATTATTTCATTAAATCCCTAACTTTACACTGTGGCTTAAATCCAGGCACAAGTTTTATTAATAACTGACGCAATTCTTCATGATTACTTTCTGCAAGCGTCACTTCCAATGCTTTTAAAATTACTTCTAACTCACCCCATGCCAATTTATCTTCCTGAGCATGCATAATCAACGGGTTGTCGGTTTTGTTAACATTATCGCCAATCAACAACTCTTCATAAAGTTTCTCGCCTGCCCTCAAACCTGTATATTTAATCTCAATATCGCCGTTTGGATTGTCCATATCTTTAACTTCCAAGCCACTCAAATGCACCATTTTCCGAGCAAGGTCGTCGATACGCACAGGTTCACCCATATCCAAGACAAATACATCGCCACCCCTATCCATTGCCCCTGCCTGAATGACCAGTTCAACAGATTCTGGAATGGTCATAAAATAGCGAATAATATTTTTATCAGTAACAGTAATGGGTCCGTGGTCTTTGATTTGTTGGGTGAATAAAGGAATGACTGAACCACTAGAACCTAAGACATTGCCGAAACGAACCATGGTAAATTGGGTTACACTTTGTTTGTCTGCCAACGCTTGCAAAATCAACTCAGCCACTCGCTTGGTCGCACCCATCGTATTAGTTGGACGCACCGCCTTATCGGTGGATATCAGTACAAAAGTCTCGACACTCGCATCAATAGCCGCCTGTGCGCAATTCAGTGTGCCGAACACATTATTATTCACGCCTTCTGTAGTATTAAACTCCACCATCGGCACATGTTTGTAAGCGGCAGCATGATAAATCGTCTGCACGCTAAAACGCGCTAAAATTTCCGTCAATCGCTGAGTATTATTTACGCTACCAAGTATTGGATAAACTGTTATACCTGATTCGGACAACTCTTTTTCAATGGTATAAAGCGCCAATTCGCTCATCTCAAATAACACCAAAGCACTTGGCTGTAAACTCACAATTTGACGACATAATTCCGAACCAATTGAACCACCAGAACCCGTTACCATCACTATTTTGTCCGTAATATTCTTACCCAATAACGCCTGATTTGGCGCCACCACATCACGCCCGAGCAAATCCTCAATACTCACCTTGCGCAAATCGCCAACACTTACCCGACCCTGTGCCAACTCCGCAATCCCTGGCAACGCACGCACCACCACGGGATGCACTTCAAGATTATTAATAATCTCCGCACGCACACTCCGAGACACAGACGGCATTGCAATCAGCACCTCGCTAATTCTCAGTTTCTCTAGTAAATCCTTAATCCCCACCATTGAATAAATCCGCAACCCACGAATTTGCGACCCTTGTAACTCTGTAGAATCATCAATAAATCCCACAGGCTTATACTCAGAAGTCCCTTCAAGCGCCGCCGATAACTGTACCCCAGCACCCCCCGCACCATAAATCAGCACCCGCTTCTGCCCACCATTTGTGCTGTCTTTCAGCAGTGATAATCCAGATCCATAACTCAATAACGACCGTATTGCCACACGCAATCCACCCACTACTACCAACGACAATACCCAATTAATCAAAATCACCGACCGAGGAATCCCCTCAACCGCCGCCATAAACCCAACAACCCCCCAAATCAACGCATACAAACTCACCGCCTGCACAATCGTGCGCACATCACGAAAACCCATATAACGAATCACACTACGATACAACCCAAAATGAATAAAAATTGGCACAGCAATTACCGGTGCACCGAGTATCACCCACACCAAATCACTCTCGGGAAAATACCAGTATCCTAGGCGAATTGAAAATGATGCTAGCAAAATTCCTATCAGTAAGACGGAATCAACCGATAACATTAATAGTTGCTTATTAAAACGACATAGATTGATTACTGTACTGATCATTTAATGAGTGCTTTTATGGGCTTATATTTTTTAGAATGTTACCTTGATTTTCCAGATTTTGCTTTAATATTATTCACAATATCGTTAATCTTTTTATAAGCAAGATGCTGATTATTCATTAAAGCCTTGTTATTCTTTGGTGTATCTAAATATTTTCGAATCTTTCTGATCTCAGCAATCATATCCACGCCTTTTTCTTTAAAATCTCTAGATAAAATCACCATATTGGAATTAAGACGAAGGTGTTCAGATAGAATTAAAGATGCATCAAGATTTTCATTGCCCAATCTTGCCACTCCACCAAATCCAAACTTCACATCAGCGTCAATAATTTTTTTACTTAATTGTTCAACTGTTCCATTTGATAGCAGTTCAAACATAAAGGTTAAATTTGTGGATAAATGTAAATCATTTAAACCAATATGAATTTCATCAATACCTTTGAGTGCCAAGATATTGTCAATCTCTAAAACTGCTTCTGGTGTTTCAAGTAACAAGCAAGTTGTTACTCTACCTCCAACAAGCTCCAAAAAATGCACTACTTCCTGCTTTGACTTAAACATTGGTAACATGATAATATCAGCACCCTGTTTGATAACCTCTTCAATTTCTTCTTCTGTATTTTTATTAATAGGATTTATTCTCACTAACAATTGTGAGGTATCTAATATGGAGCGAATGCACCCAATGTCTTTTAGTGAGTGGTTAGATATAACTGTATTTAAGTGCCCTTGCCTATCTTTCTTATCTAAAATTTCAAGGTCAACCATAATTCTATTGACGCCCGCATCTTGAGCAATAGTGGCTGCACTAATATCGTTGGTAATATAAATTAAATCCACAGATTAATCCTTATAAACAGGCGTTAGCCAATGCTGATACTGGTTATGCTCCCCACGAACAATTTGAAAGTACAAATCTTCAATATTTGCCGTTACTTTTCCCTTTGTTCCTACACCCACTGACGACTCATCAATACTAAATACTGGTACAATTTCAACCGCCGTACCACACATAAACACTTCATCAGCTGACTGCAATTCTTCTCGCTTGACATCCCTCTCAACCACCTTTAGTCCCAAATTATTTTTAGCAATCTCAATCACTGTAGCGCGCGTAATACTATCTAAAATAGAGGCCGTCAGTGGTGGTGTAATCAACACACCTTCTTTCACAAGAAACACACACGACCCAGGTCCTTCTGATACCGTACCTTGGTCATTTAAAAATATCGTTGAATCGTATCCGTTGCGAGTTGCTTCTAGTTGCCCCATTCTACTATTTATATAGTTAGCACCCGTCTTAATTTTCGGGGAAAGAGAGCGCTCATTGATTCTTTC
It contains:
- the lnpD gene encoding UDP-glucose 4-epimerase translates to MKKILVTGGAGYIGTHTCIELIEAGLEVVVVDNLCNASLEGLKRVEKIVGMAIPFYQVDVRDKIGLTKVFKQHTFDGVIHFAGLKAVGESVEMPIEYYDTNVGGTFVLAKVMRDFGCKTFVFSSSATVYGNPKTVPIRENFPLSATNPYGRSKLMIEEFLQDVFVADDTWNIVLLRYFNPVGAHKSGLIGENPNGIPNNLIPYISQVAVGKLDKLSIFGGNYDTPDGTGVRDYIHVVDLAKGHVKALQALNKPQVLIVNLGTGNGYSVLDMVKAFEKASGETVAYEIVDRRAGDIATCYADPSFAKEKLDWQAKCELDEMCEDTWRWQSQNPAGFP
- the tagO gene encoding putative undecaprenyl-phosphate N-acetylglucosaminyl 1-phosphate transferase, which gives rise to MQVFLVSFIFSLGLGSLIVVMADKKQWFLNRHDLTGVQKFHHHPTPHVGGLAVFLSLSMGCFLLPVEAREVLLPVLLVAVPVFVIGLIEDFTADISPLWRLIFIFIAISVSFFYFNVGVSVLGFVWVDDLLSYPLIALVFTLLVVGGAVNSINVIDGYNGLMSGYAMLVSTAMAVVAYQLGDMVIVQLNLLLVASLLGFFVLNFPSGKLFMGDGGAYFIGFMLSMIGLIFVSRHAVLSNWFVLALLMYPMYELLFSIYRKKVIHGTLASQPDAFHLHMLIHKAMVVANPNGNKVWNNSKTSPYLWVLSLVSIVPAMFWYDDKVALISWACLFMVIYTLIYRWVK
- the pglF gene encoding UDP-N-acetyl-alpha-D-glucosamine C6 dehydratase codes for the protein MISTVINLCRFNKQLLMLSVDSVLLIGILLASFSIRLGYWYFPESDLVWVILGAPVIAVPIFIHFGLYRSVIRYMGFRDVRTIVQAVSLYALIWGVVGFMAAVEGIPRSVILINWVLSLVVVGGLRVAIRSLLSYGSGLSLLKDSTNGGQKRVLIYGAGGAGVQLSAALEGTSEYKPVGFIDDSTELQGSQIRGLRIYSMVGIKDLLEKLRISEVLIAMPSVSRSVRAEIINNLEVHPVVVRALPGIAELAQGRVSVGDLRKVSIEDLLGRDVVAPNQALLGKNITDKIVMVTGSGGSIGSELCRQIVSLQPSALVLFEMSELALYTIEKELSESGITVYPILGSVNNTQRLTEILARFSVQTIYHAAAYKHVPMVEFNTTEGVNNNVFGTLNCAQAAIDASVETFVLISTDKAVRPTNTMGATKRVAELILQALADKQSVTQFTMVRFGNVLGSSGSVIPLFTQQIKDHGPITVTDKNIIRYFMTIPESVELVIQAGAMDRGGDVFVLDMGEPVRIDDLARKMVHLSGLEVKDMDNPNGDIEIKYTGLRAGEKLYEELLIGDNVNKTDNPLIMHAQEDKLAWGELEVILKALEVTLAESNHEELRQLLIKLVPGFKPQCKVRDLMK
- the ilvE_1 gene encoding Branched-chain-amino-acid aminotransferase — encoded protein: MSNERLIWFKGNIVPIDEAQINVLSPTSQFGANVFEGLRAYWNVDECQLYVFRLSAHIDRLQNSIKMMGFESEFSNQLLRKSVIDIIQANAFKEDLVCRQTVFLDGFGSWSATSPVEMFVAPMAKGRYYNKNQGLNVCISSWERINERSLSPKIKTGANYINSRMGQLEATRNGYDSTIFLNDQGTVSEGPGSCVFLVKEGVLITPPLTASILDSITRATVIEIAKNNLGLKVVERDVKREELQSADEVFMCGTAVEIVPVFSIDESSVGVGTKGKVTANIEDLYFQIVRGEHNQYQHWLTPVYKD